The proteins below come from a single Stutzerimonas stutzeri RCH2 genomic window:
- a CDS encoding DUF1513 domain-containing protein has translation MRRRTLLGLTGAMFAAGGIAGWTLTRQGDQPVLLSARNDKDGKHYAVGYRLDGSQVFATPVAERCHDVYPHPYLPLAVFVGRRPSRESYLIDSRDGRLLQVLASPPHRHFYGHGVFHQDGEWFYTTENDTADAGRGVLGVYRLEDRQLVRVGEHATHGIGPHQLLWMPDNETLVIANGGIRTEADSRAMMNLDAMEPSLVLLRRDGRLISKEQLPERMNSVRHLAIAADGTIVSGQQYEGDAMDRVPLLAIKRPGQAFQHFPLGERQRQIMNQYTASLAIHDELRLLAVTAPRGNKVFIWDLDSTELRQEAHLPDCAGVAAVAEGFVVSSGQGRCRLFDCRGKGIASTPLELPAGLWDNHLRIV, from the coding sequence ATGAGGCGCCGAACCCTGCTTGGCCTGACCGGCGCCATGTTTGCAGCCGGCGGCATTGCCGGCTGGACACTGACCCGTCAGGGGGACCAGCCGGTGCTGCTGTCGGCACGCAACGACAAGGACGGCAAGCATTACGCCGTCGGTTATCGTCTCGACGGCAGTCAGGTATTCGCCACGCCGGTCGCCGAGCGCTGCCACGATGTCTACCCCCATCCTTATCTGCCGCTCGCAGTATTCGTCGGGCGTCGCCCGAGCCGCGAAAGCTATCTGATCGATTCGCGTGACGGTCGGCTGTTGCAGGTGCTGGCGTCGCCGCCACATCGCCATTTCTACGGTCATGGCGTGTTTCACCAGGATGGTGAATGGTTCTACACCACCGAGAACGACACCGCCGATGCCGGCCGTGGCGTGCTCGGTGTCTACCGTCTGGAAGATCGACAGCTGGTGCGCGTCGGCGAGCACGCGACCCACGGCATCGGCCCACATCAGCTCCTGTGGATGCCGGACAACGAAACCCTGGTGATCGCCAATGGCGGCATCCGCACCGAAGCGGACAGCCGCGCGATGATGAATCTCGATGCCATGGAGCCGAGCCTGGTGCTGCTGCGCCGCGACGGCCGCCTGATCAGCAAGGAACAGCTGCCGGAGCGGATGAACAGCGTGCGTCATCTTGCGATCGCCGCCGACGGCACCATCGTCAGTGGCCAGCAGTACGAGGGCGATGCCATGGACCGCGTACCGCTGCTGGCGATCAAGCGGCCCGGGCAGGCCTTCCAGCACTTCCCGCTGGGCGAAAGGCAGCGGCAGATCATGAACCAGTACACCGCGAGCCTCGCCATTCACGACGAATTGCGCCTGCTGGCGGTAACCGCACCACGAGGTAACAAGGTCTTCATCTGGGATCTGGACAGTACCGAGCTACGCCAGGAAGCCCACCTGCCCGACTGCGCTGGCGTCGCGGCAGTCGCCGAGGGCTTCGTGGTCAGCTCTGGCCAAGGTCGTTGCCGCCTGTTCGATTGCCGTGGCAAAGGCATCGCCAGCACGCCGCTGGAGTTGCCGGCCGGGCTCTGGGACAACCATTTACGCATCGTCTAG